Within the Candidatus Abyssobacteria bacterium SURF_5 genome, the region AGAATGACATCGACGATTATGTTGCGCCCGACGGTTATCGCGAGCGGTATGCCGATCGCTGGATTCCGCCCGATCTGGCGGCGCTCGGCGGCTCGAGCGGCGAACACCTGGCGGGTTACTTCGGCATCATCAAGCGGCTTGATGAGGCGCTTGGCCGGGTGCTGGACGCGCTGAAGAGCCTTGGTATGAGAGAGCGGACGATCGTGCTGTTTACATCGGATCACGGGTGTCATTTCAAGACGCGGAACTGGGAATACAAGCGCTCGTGTCATGAGAGCTCGATCCGGGTGCCGACGGCTCTGCAGGGGCCGGGCTTTGAAGGCCGCGGCCGGATTCGGGAACTGGTGAGCCTGATTGATCTGCCGCCGACGCTGCTTGATGCCGCCGGTCTGCCGATCCCGCCGGAAATGCAGGGGCGCTCGCTTTTCCGGTTGTTCCGCGGTGATCCGGAGCCGTGGCCCGAAGAGGTTTTTGTTCAGATCAGCGAGTCGCAGGTAGGCCGCGCGATACGCACGCATCGCTGGAAATACAGCGTGATCGCGCGCGATGCGGAGCCGTGGTTTGATTCGGCATCGGAAAAGTACAGCGAGGAGTTCCTCTACGATCTGGAGAGGGACCCGAACGAACTGGAGAATCTCGCTGGACTGGAGTCGCACCGGAAAGTCGCGGAGGAACTGCGGGCGCGTCTTGTGCGGCGGATGGTCGAGGCGGGGGAAGCCGCGCCGGTTATTGAATGAGGGGAATCTAGTCCACAGGTTACAGTCCACAGTCCGCA harbors:
- a CDS encoding DUF4976 domain-containing protein, translating into MGRPNVIVFFTDQQRWDTTGVHGNPLGLTPNFDDIAAHGTHVFNSFTCQPVCAPARSSLQTGLYPTRTGVWRNELVLPPDMKTLAHHFRSGGYRTAYIGKWHLASGDPVPENERGGYEYWLGANLLEFTSSPYDTIIYDNDNRPVKLPGYRVDALTDAAIRYIDAQREHPFFLFLSFLDPHHQNDIDDYVAPDGYRERYADRWIPPDLAALGGSSGEHLAGYFGIIKRLDEALGRVLDALKSLGMRERTIVLFTSDHGCHFKTRNWEYKRSCHESSIRVPTALQGPGFEGRGRIRELVSLIDLPPTLLDAAGLPIPPEMQGRSLFRLFRGDPEPWPEEVFVQISESQVGRAIRTHRWKYSVIARDAEPWFDSASEKYSEEFLYDLERDPNELENLAGLESHRKVAEELRARLVRRMVEAGEAAPVIE